In Elusimicrobiota bacterium, the following are encoded in one genomic region:
- the ald gene encoding alanine dehydrogenase — translation MIVGLPKEIKDSEYRVGMVPAGVEQIRKLGHRVLVEKSAGIGTGISDAEYKAVGAEIISDAKVIFDKSDMIIKVKEPLPTEYKLLKEGQIVFTYFHFAASKELTLAMMNRKIVAIAYETIRKEDGETPLLVPMSEVAGKMSIQEGAKFLERPMMGRGILLGGVPGVAPAKVVIIGGGVAGTNAAKVASGLGAKVSILDVNLSRLRYLSDVMLPNVVLLYSNSYTIKEEIKDADLVVGSILIPGAKAPRVITKKMLKTMKKGSVIVDIAIDQGGCTETSKPTTHKNPVYVVDGVVHYCVANMPGAVAGTSTYALTNATIPYALEILKHGYKKAALNNKPLSLGINIVDGKVICKAVGESLGLKCYKLEEVF, via the coding sequence ATGATAGTAGGTTTACCGAAAGAAATTAAAGATTCAGAGTATCGTGTTGGAATGGTTCCTGCAGGGGTTGAGCAAATAAGGAAATTAGGTCATCGTGTATTGGTAGAGAAATCAGCGGGAATTGGAACAGGTATCAGTGATGCCGAATATAAGGCAGTAGGTGCAGAAATAATATCTGATGCTAAGGTAATATTTGATAAATCAGATATGATAATTAAGGTAAAAGAACCATTACCGACGGAATATAAGTTATTAAAAGAAGGTCAGATAGTTTTTACGTATTTCCATTTTGCTGCTAGTAAAGAATTAACACTTGCAATGATGAATAGAAAAATAGTAGCAATAGCATATGAAACAATAAGAAAAGAAGATGGAGAAACACCATTGTTGGTACCTATGAGTGAAGTAGCAGGCAAAATGTCAATTCAAGAAGGTGCAAAGTTTTTGGAACGTCCAATGATGGGGAGAGGTATTTTGCTTGGAGGAGTTCCAGGAGTAGCACCTGCAAAAGTAGTAATAATCGGTGGCGGTGTGGCAGGTACAAATGCTGCAAAAGTTGCATCCGGATTAGGAGCAAAAGTGTCTATTTTGGATGTAAACCTTTCCAGGTTAAGATATTTGAGTGATGTAATGCTTCCGAACGTGGTATTGTTGTATTCAAACTCTTATACGATAAAAGAAGAAATAAAAGATGCAGATTTAGTTGTTGGTTCAATTTTAATTCCTGGTGCGAAAGCCCCTCGCGTAATAACAAAAAAAATGTTAAAGACAATGAAAAAAGGTAGCGTTATAGTTGATATTGCGATAGACCAGGGCGGATGTACTGAAACAAGTAAACCAACAACACATAAAAATCCTGTATATGTTGTTGATGGTGTTGTTCATTATTGTGTAGCAAACATGCCAGGAGCAGTTGCAGGAACATCTACGTATGCACTTACTAACGCTACAATACCTTATGCATTAGAGATACTCAAGCATGGCTATAAAAAAGCTGCTTTGAACAATAAACCTTTGTCTCTTGGGATAAATATAGTTGATGGTAAAGTTATTTGTAAAGCAGTTGGAGAATCGTTAGGTTTAAAATGTTATAAATTGGAAGAAGTTTTTTAG